A window from Shewanella livingstonensis encodes these proteins:
- a CDS encoding class I SAM-dependent rRNA methyltransferase → MAIRIKLKPGRERSLERRHPWIFSNGIHNVNGGKPQPGDTVDVVGHDGRWLGRGAWSPESQIQVRIWTFDKEEAIDADFFARRIKRAQAGRDDLIREQGLTGYRLIAAESDGLPGITIDRYANVLVCQLLSTGAEKWRDTIVEQLVIQYPDCAVYERSDVDSRKKEGLVPVVGLLHGELPPMPVIIEENGIKIAVDVIKGHKTGFYLDQRDNRAMAARFVKGKSVLNCFCYTGTFGLYAAKAGATSIENVDVSSLALQTARDNMAINHLNDDNVNYLEADVFKLLRLYRDEGKTFDVIVLDPPKFADNKAQLDGACRGYKDINMIAMQLLNPGGILLTFSCSGLMQSDLFQKVVADAALDAKREVQFIERMHQASDHPISSAFPEGYYLKGLVARVW, encoded by the coding sequence ATGGCTATCAGAATTAAACTTAAACCTGGCCGCGAACGCTCATTAGAGCGACGCCACCCTTGGATATTTTCCAACGGTATTCACAACGTCAATGGCGGAAAACCACAGCCCGGAGACACAGTAGATGTCGTCGGTCATGATGGTCGCTGGCTAGGACGCGGGGCCTGGTCGCCAGAATCTCAAATCCAAGTGCGTATATGGACCTTCGATAAAGAAGAAGCAATTGATGCCGACTTCTTTGCCAGACGCATAAAAAGAGCCCAAGCGGGTCGTGATGATCTGATCCGCGAACAAGGCTTAACCGGCTATCGCTTAATCGCCGCTGAATCGGACGGTTTACCGGGTATCACCATAGACCGCTATGCCAACGTATTGGTTTGCCAACTGTTAAGCACTGGCGCTGAAAAGTGGCGCGACACTATAGTAGAGCAGTTGGTGATTCAATATCCCGATTGCGCAGTTTACGAGCGCTCTGACGTAGACTCGAGAAAGAAAGAAGGTTTGGTTCCTGTGGTAGGGCTACTGCACGGTGAATTGCCGCCAATGCCTGTTATCATTGAAGAAAACGGTATCAAGATTGCTGTTGATGTAATTAAAGGCCATAAAACAGGCTTTTACCTAGATCAACGTGACAACCGCGCTATGGCTGCTCGTTTTGTTAAAGGTAAATCGGTACTTAACTGTTTTTGTTACACTGGCACCTTTGGTTTATATGCCGCAAAAGCTGGAGCGACGAGTATTGAAAACGTCGATGTATCATCACTAGCACTGCAAACAGCCCGCGATAATATGGCAATTAATCATCTAAATGATGACAACGTAAACTACCTAGAAGCTGACGTTTTTAAATTGCTACGCCTATATAGAGATGAAGGTAAAACCTTCGATGTTATCGTATTAGATCCGCCTAAGTTTGCCGACAATAAGGCACAACTTGATGGCGCGTGCCGGGGTTATAAAGACATCAATATGATTGCCATGCAGTTACTTAATCCTGGTGGAATACTGTTAACCTTTTCATGTTCAGGTTTAATGCAGTCAGACTTATTTCAAAAAGTGGTTGCAGACGCCGCATTAGATGCCAAACGTGAAGTGCAGTTTATTGAGCGTATGCATCAAGCTAGCGACCACCCGATTAGCAGCGCATTCCCTGAAGGTTATTACCTTAAAGGGCTGGTTGCTCGTGTTTGGTAA
- a CDS encoding fasciclin domain-containing protein, translating to MLKKISTILTLIVASLAFSSVSYAEHHGMKKDIVDVAAENGSFTTLVAAVKAAGLVETLKGKGPFTVFAPTDDAFAKLPEGTIEMLLKPENKDKLVAVLTYHVVAGKVLAADVVKLDSATTVEGQTITIEVKDGNVMVNNAKVIMADVNASNGVIHVIDTVLLPK from the coding sequence ATGTTAAAGAAAATATCTACGATACTGACTCTCATAGTGGCTAGTTTAGCGTTCTCATCTGTTTCTTATGCCGAACATCATGGTATGAAAAAAGACATTGTTGACGTAGCGGCTGAAAATGGCTCGTTTACCACTCTCGTTGCTGCAGTTAAAGCAGCAGGGCTTGTTGAAACGCTGAAAGGCAAAGGTCCATTTACGGTATTCGCACCAACAGATGATGCATTTGCAAAGTTGCCTGAAGGCACTATCGAAATGCTACTAAAACCAGAAAACAAAGATAAGCTTGTTGCGGTATTAACTTATCATGTTGTGGCTGGCAAAGTGTTAGCTGCAGATGTAGTTAAGCTAGATAGCGCAACGACAGTTGAAGGACAAACAATTACCATTGAAGTAAAAGACGGTAATGTGATGGTAAACAATGCAAAAGTTATCATGGCAGATGTTAACGCAAGCAATGGTGTAATCCACGTGATTGACACTGTGCTACTACCTAAGTAA
- the glmS gene encoding glutamine--fructose-6-phosphate transaminase (isomerizing) → MCGIVGAVAQRDVAEILVEGLRRLEYRGYDSAGIAVINNGELSRTRRVGKVQELSSALDATPLSGGTGIAHTRWATHGEPTERNAHPHLSEGDIAVVHNGIIENHNKLRERLKDLGYVFSSDTDTEVICHLVHHELKTATNLLMAVQATVKQLEGAYGTVVIDRRDSERMVVARSGSPLVIGYGLGENFVASDQLALLPVTRSFAFLEEGDVAEITRRDVNIFDVNGNAVQREIKESEVTHDAGDKGEYRHYMLKEIYEQPTAIAHTLEGRIAGGKVLDSAFGENAAEFLKDIKHVQIIACGTSYHAGMAARYWLEDWAGVSCNVEIASEFRYRKSHLFPNSLLVTISQSGETADTLAAMRLAKEMGYKATLTICNSAGSSLVRESDMAYMMKAGVEIGVASTKAFTVQLAGLLMLTTVIGRHNGMSSDMEAAITQSLLSMPAKVEQALGLNDAIAELAEDFADKQHALFLGRGDQYPIAMEGALKLKEISYIHAEAYASGELKHGPLALIDADMPVIVVAPNNELLEKLKSNVEEVRARGGLMYVFADVDAEFESDDTMKVIQVPHCDQFMAPLIYTIPLQLLSYHVALIKGTDVDQPRNLAKSVTVE, encoded by the coding sequence ATGTGTGGAATAGTAGGCGCCGTGGCGCAAAGGGATGTTGCAGAAATTTTAGTTGAAGGTTTACGCCGTCTTGAATACCGTGGCTATGACTCAGCAGGTATTGCTGTAATCAATAATGGTGAATTAAGCCGTACTCGCCGCGTGGGTAAAGTACAAGAATTATCATCAGCGCTTGACGCAACACCATTAAGTGGCGGCACCGGTATTGCTCATACTCGTTGGGCCACACATGGTGAACCCACTGAGCGCAATGCACACCCACATTTGTCTGAAGGCGATATTGCAGTTGTACACAACGGTATTATTGAAAATCACAACAAATTGCGTGAAAGATTAAAAGATTTAGGTTATGTGTTTTCATCTGATACCGACACCGAAGTTATTTGTCACCTTGTTCACCATGAATTAAAAACAGCCACTAACTTATTAATGGCAGTACAAGCAACCGTTAAGCAGCTTGAAGGTGCCTATGGCACAGTGGTTATTGACCGTCGTGATAGCGAGCGCATGGTTGTTGCCCGAAGCGGTAGCCCATTAGTCATTGGTTATGGCCTGGGTGAAAACTTTGTTGCCTCAGATCAATTAGCATTGCTACCTGTAACGCGTTCATTTGCCTTTTTAGAAGAAGGCGATGTAGCAGAAATTACACGCCGCGACGTTAACATTTTTGACGTGAATGGCAATGCCGTTCAGCGTGAAATAAAAGAGTCGGAAGTGACTCATGATGCGGGTGACAAAGGTGAATATCGTCACTACATGCTTAAAGAAATTTACGAGCAACCTACTGCTATTGCGCACACGTTAGAAGGTCGTATTGCGGGTGGTAAAGTATTAGATTCTGCTTTTGGTGAAAATGCTGCTGAATTTTTAAAAGACATTAAACACGTGCAAATTATTGCCTGTGGTACCAGTTATCATGCCGGTATGGCTGCGCGTTACTGGCTAGAAGATTGGGCTGGCGTATCATGTAACGTTGAAATTGCATCTGAGTTCCGTTACCGCAAGTCGCACTTATTCCCAAATAGCTTATTAGTGACTATTTCACAATCGGGTGAAACAGCGGATACCTTAGCGGCTATGCGTTTAGCAAAAGAGATGGGCTACAAAGCCACCTTAACCATCTGTAACTCAGCAGGTTCATCATTAGTACGTGAATCTGACATGGCGTATATGATGAAAGCTGGCGTAGAAATTGGCGTAGCATCAACTAAAGCCTTTACTGTACAACTTGCTGGCTTGTTAATGTTAACAACAGTTATTGGTCGTCATAATGGCATGTCTAGCGACATGGAAGCCGCTATTACTCAAAGCTTGTTATCAATGCCAGCTAAAGTGGAACAAGCGCTTGGCTTAAATGATGCAATTGCAGAATTAGCAGAAGACTTTGCCGATAAGCAACATGCACTATTCTTAGGCCGTGGTGATCAATATCCAATCGCAATGGAAGGTGCATTAAAGCTAAAAGAGATTTCGTACATTCACGCAGAAGCTTATGCTTCTGGTGAGCTAAAGCACGGTCCATTAGCCTTGATTGATGCCGATATGCCCGTTATCGTGGTTGCGCCAAATAATGAATTACTCGAAAAGCTTAAATCGAACGTTGAAGAAGTACGTGCTCGCGGCGGATTAATGTATGTGTTTGCCGATGTTGATGCTGAGTTTGAATCAGACGACACCATGAAAGTTATCCAAGTTCCACATTGTGATCAGTTCATGGCACCGTTAATTTATACCATCCCATTACAATTATTGTCATATCATGTGGCATTAATTAAAGGTACCGATGTAGACCAACCTCGGAACTTGGCTAAATCAGTTACAGTTGAGTAA
- a CDS encoding DeoR/GlpR family DNA-binding transcription regulator: MTKRNTQQRRHSIIKLVNEQGEVSVDELANLFATSEVTIRKDLAMLETHGLLLRRYGGAVPVPQEMTQIASENLSLNKQAIAAKAAELIRDHNRIIIDSGSTTSGIVQQLNDKRGLVVMTNSLQLANAIHELENEPTLLMTGGTWDPHSESFQGQVAEQVLRSYNFDQLFIGADGIDLNRGTTTFNELTGLSKVMAEMSREVVVLLESTKIGRRIPNLELPWDVVNVLVTDDNITKDAVDIISAHGVRVILAPYAN; the protein is encoded by the coding sequence ATGACGAAACGTAACACCCAACAACGTCGCCATTCGATCATTAAATTAGTTAATGAACAAGGCGAAGTCAGTGTCGATGAACTGGCGAATCTATTTGCCACTTCTGAAGTGACTATTCGTAAAGATTTAGCCATGCTCGAAACCCATGGACTATTGTTGCGACGTTACGGCGGTGCTGTGCCTGTGCCACAAGAAATGACCCAAATAGCTAGCGAAAACCTATCATTAAATAAACAAGCTATTGCCGCTAAAGCCGCTGAGCTGATCCGCGACCATAACCGGATTATTATTGACAGTGGAAGCACTACATCCGGTATTGTTCAGCAACTCAATGACAAACGTGGTTTGGTGGTGATGACTAACTCATTGCAGTTGGCCAATGCCATCCATGAACTTGAAAACGAACCGACATTATTGATGACCGGTGGAACTTGGGATCCTCATTCAGAGTCTTTTCAAGGTCAAGTAGCAGAGCAAGTATTACGCTCATATAACTTCGACCAACTGTTTATCGGTGCCGACGGTATCGATCTTAATCGCGGTACAACCACGTTTAACGAGCTAACCGGCTTAAGTAAAGTGATGGCAGAAATGTCGCGTGAAGTGGTAGTACTTTTAGAATCGACCAAAATTGGTCGACGTATCCCTAATCTAGAACTGCCGTGGGATGTGGTTAATGTATTGGTTACCGATGACAATATCACTAAAGATGCTGTCGACATTATTTCAGCGCATGGCGTTAGAGTGATACTCGCGCCGTATGCTAACTAA
- a CDS encoding TonB-dependent receptor, which produces MVFKYSVIGLAVGSVLITMPVMAEVSSDTNIERINVMGRTFNDYKVGTASGAMRGDIDLMDTPQSVNVIPDFVTDEQLATNLAEVLVNDSSVTAGTTRWNRQVFSIRGFELDSGNGYLINGHQQWSHYIQPIETLQQVEVLKGPSSMLYGQSGPGGLVNMVTKKPTYDSMLKVGVDTDGYGSTRAQIDAGGSLNDAQSIRYRGVLVKQDTQYWREYSTTEENQERDRWLGYLNMEFDLTDDVLLSVKYDHTQDKAGIDAGGWLDAQGDIIGNNKTVWDAPWAFTDNTVSNLGADLTWHISDEWKVKGGYNEQQFNRQRFDSAPQYTTDPFSNGYSIKPFDRYDDWQHKTAYIDFTGESDFAGIQHQLLIGANYLDYFYQQQIQRGTSQTVIPGQSVIKPDLDYHQSSKGDPSEYKYYGFYLQDLMTVNQQWKLLAGVRYDEQKKDGLGQNSYAVSPKFGAIYSPMENGSIYVNYSKSFTPQGAVNNQFDVNDELDLKPEYGIQYEVGTKWELFNDSLLLTAAAFDITVENITISETLPTPIDSYTDITTQGGEQKHRGFEVGAQGQLSDNWFMTSSMMYLDAEYHTGDEREGKTPIDAPEWSANIWTRYEMTEDFAMNFGAIYVGERFANTDNSISKDDYVRFDIGAAYTMNIMGKDVSVRANVRNLFDTDYIEGGQYNMVTIGQDRNFSVAVEAKF; this is translated from the coding sequence ATGGTATTTAAATATTCAGTTATAGGTTTAGCAGTTGGTTCAGTATTAATCACGATGCCGGTAATGGCTGAAGTATCTAGTGATACAAACATAGAACGTATTAATGTTATGGGTCGAACTTTTAACGATTATAAAGTCGGTACAGCATCTGGTGCTATGCGCGGTGATATCGACCTAATGGATACCCCACAATCAGTCAATGTGATCCCCGATTTTGTTACCGATGAACAATTGGCAACTAACCTTGCTGAAGTATTAGTTAATGATTCAAGTGTAACGGCTGGGACTACACGCTGGAACCGCCAAGTTTTCAGTATCCGTGGCTTTGAATTAGATTCTGGTAATGGATATTTAATTAATGGCCACCAGCAGTGGTCTCACTACATACAGCCTATTGAAACCCTGCAACAAGTTGAAGTGCTGAAAGGTCCTTCTAGTATGCTGTACGGCCAATCCGGTCCTGGTGGTTTGGTCAATATGGTCACCAAAAAGCCGACTTATGATTCTATGCTTAAGGTAGGTGTCGACACCGATGGTTACGGATCTACCCGTGCGCAGATTGATGCTGGAGGCAGCTTAAATGACGCTCAAAGTATTCGCTATCGCGGCGTGTTAGTTAAGCAAGATACACAATACTGGCGCGAGTATTCTACCACCGAAGAAAATCAAGAGCGCGACCGTTGGTTAGGCTATCTTAATATGGAATTTGATTTAACTGATGATGTATTGTTGTCGGTTAAATACGATCATACCCAAGATAAGGCCGGTATTGATGCTGGTGGTTGGTTAGATGCTCAAGGTGATATTATTGGTAATAATAAAACCGTTTGGGATGCGCCCTGGGCTTTTACTGACAATACCGTTTCTAACTTAGGTGCTGATTTGACCTGGCACATTAGTGATGAGTGGAAAGTAAAAGGGGGATATAACGAACAACAATTTAATCGTCAACGTTTCGACTCTGCACCTCAATATACTACGGATCCTTTTAGCAATGGTTACAGCATAAAACCATTTGATCGCTATGACGACTGGCAGCATAAAACCGCTTATATCGATTTTACTGGCGAGTCTGACTTTGCAGGCATTCAACATCAGTTATTGATCGGTGCAAACTATCTAGATTATTTCTATCAACAACAGATCCAGCGTGGAACAAGCCAAACCGTTATTCCTGGGCAGTCAGTTATTAAGCCTGATCTTGATTATCACCAAAGTAGCAAAGGCGATCCCAGCGAATACAAATATTATGGTTTCTATTTACAAGATTTAATGACGGTAAACCAACAGTGGAAGTTGCTGGCTGGGGTGCGTTATGACGAGCAAAAGAAAGACGGTTTAGGTCAGAACAGTTATGCGGTATCGCCTAAGTTTGGGGCTATTTATTCACCAATGGAAAACGGCAGTATTTACGTTAACTATTCAAAAAGTTTTACTCCGCAAGGTGCTGTTAATAATCAATTTGACGTTAACGATGAACTGGATTTAAAACCTGAGTATGGCATTCAGTACGAAGTGGGTACTAAATGGGAACTGTTTAACGATAGCTTATTACTCACCGCTGCTGCTTTTGATATCACTGTTGAAAATATTACTATCTCTGAGACATTACCGACTCCAATAGATTCTTATACCGATATCACCACCCAAGGTGGTGAGCAGAAACATCGTGGATTTGAAGTGGGTGCTCAAGGTCAGTTAAGTGATAATTGGTTCATGACATCTTCAATGATGTACTTAGATGCTGAATATCACACTGGTGATGAACGTGAAGGTAAAACACCTATTGATGCACCGGAATGGTCAGCTAATATCTGGACTCGCTATGAAATGACCGAAGATTTTGCAATGAATTTTGGTGCTATCTATGTTGGTGAGCGTTTTGCTAATACCGATAACAGTATTAGCAAAGACGATTATGTCCGCTTTGATATTGGTGCTGCTTATACTATGAATATTATGGGGAAAGACGTCAGCGTGCGTGCCAATGTCAGAAATCTATTCGATACTGATTATATTGAAGGTGGTCAGTATAATATGGTTACCATTGGCCAAGACCGTAATTTCAGTGTTGCCGTAGAAGCTAAGTTTTAA